Genomic DNA from Phyllostomus discolor isolate MPI-MPIP mPhyDis1 chromosome 12, mPhyDis1.pri.v3, whole genome shotgun sequence:
tagagaaacattgcCCAGGCAGAAGCTCAAACCCACAAACCCAGTGGGCATGCTCCCTGTTGGGGAATCCAACTGACCaaggtccaaccaactgagccacaccagccagggcttgaattggCAAGTTTTTAAAGGTCATCATTTTGTTTTGCCATTTGTAATACTTATGACTATTGTTTTGTACCCCCTCAGTAAAACCAAGCTATTTAGCACAAACACTTTGTATATACTGCAGAATtggggaaaacacacacatacaaacacacacacacacacacacacacacacacaccctacctGCCAGGGACCAGGCACTCCCAGAAAAGGTCTGACCAGGCCTTCGGTCTTCACACTTGGTTGGTTAATGAAGGTCTTTTCCTGCATGAAGCCAGTCCTTAAACACTAGGGGAGACAGCTCTCCAGTTTGTAACAATTAAGAGAGCAACTAACCTACCACCTTTGCCTAATCAAGAGAGTGACATGTCATATTTGCAAAGGGAGGGGCTTATAAATTTTTAACACAAAAGGGTGGAAATCTTGGGGatcatcttagaattctgcctaccatgATGATTTTGCTAAGGTATATCTGCACATGAAGACTGtggaccctggggaggggagggaagacacCTACTAAGATAGGTTCTTGGTCAATAGCtgtgctcaattttttttttaaagagctcagCAGCTATTTCTTCACAGGGTTCTCTCACACAGACTGCAaagagaagcctgcactgaactgcctgcctgcactgtgttcctgctATCTAAGCCAGCCCTTATAGTGGAGTTCTAGAaacctatttcaaccaatagtaCTGAAGCTTTCCCCAACAGAGCTGTGCAGCTCTGGCCATGCAGAGCAGCTCTAGTCTGATTAAATAGGACAGTGACTTTGGGGCCAAACTTCGAGGATTTGGAATCCTCCATTGGAGGACAGACCAATCGGGGACAAGGGCAGGGATTCCTGTCCACataagccagctcccctctggctcctcAGTACATGCTGCCGGACTGAGCTACAGAGCAGCTGGTTGGCCCCAGAGCTGTTCAACAGCTGCGCTGTTTTGACCGCTGCTGCATCACATTTGGACTGTTTTATATTGAATAAAGTTCCTgcttcactgcaccccaaattggaaattcctgttggcattgaattcATACCAACAATCATTGGATGACAAGATTCatattcttcctctccttttttacTTGATACTTGATTAAAAGGCTATCCAGTCTCTTCATGCTGGCATCCATATAGAGTGTGTAGTGTATTTCCACCATACCAACCCTGGAGTATGTGCAATGCTGCCTCCCAATGACTAGATGAATTTGCCATAGACTTTGATGGATTTTAAAGGCACAGAGGTGTGCTGGAGCCTGACTTCTCCACTTTCTGGGCCTTCACCTGATTTGGAAACCTGGGATATAATTGCTCTGAGAATTATCAGCAATGGAATGGTGAGGTGGGCCCCTTTACTCTGGTACTGAGTTGGCATTCTTAGTCTTCTCACGTAAATGGAGAGAAGCTATGAGAATGGCAGACAGTGGGAAAATTCTGTTTAATTTAAGTGGCTCCCCGGTATAGTCTGGGATATTTCCCAAATAAATTACTTGTATTTCTGGTTAGGatcaaggaaagaaacattgacaatTCTTTTTCACATTTACGAAGTTGGATTTTTCTCTACCCAATTACATTACAATTATTCATGAAATATGAGAGCTAAGATACAAGAATTGCTATAtcatatgaatttattttgtcttacATACTTCTAGTATTCTTTCCTTAGAGTTTGTATGTCCTCTGTCTGACATccctgccattgttttctccacACTGGGAAGCACGTACCgcagttctttcatttgttttcacagATTTCCCACTTTTTCAAGATGCACAGCATTCAGTATTTCATTACATTTACTTACTGTTGTTCACTCTTCAATCTTGTCCTTTCAAAGTGTTGTCTGCTTTTCGATTTAATAACTAAAATGTAGACATAATGTTAtttagatacaaataaatgagaaacagaaatggagaaagagagctGAGGGAGAaagtatggaaaaataaagatgcaaataGTGGAATTTTCAGGACATAATGAGTGTTACTGGTCTGATAAGGATggtgaaaattagaatttttaaattatcccattttctgtatttgtttttttttattttaatcattgttcaagtacagttttctcccccctactcccattccagcccacccacccaaccctccccccttccccccattaccccccacccctagtttttgtccatgtgtcctccaaatttgttcctgtaatccctacccattcccccctgaaattccctcttctctcccctctggccactgtcaggctatcccctatttcagtgtctttggttatattttgctagtttttttgttttgttttgttttgttgtttagattcctgttaaaggtgatatcatgtggtatttgtctttcactgcctggcttgtttcacttagcatattgttttccagctccatccatgctgttgcaaagggtatgagctccttctttctttctgctgcatagaattccattgtgtaaatgtaccatagttttttgatccattcatttactgatgggcatctaggttgcttctagcacctagctattgtaaattgtgctgctatgaacatcggggtgcaaaagttcttttgtattggtgttttagtgttcttaggatagagtcccagcaatggaattgctgggtcaaaaggcagatccatttttagttttctgaggaagttccaaactgctttccatagtggttgtagcagtctgcagtcccaccaacagtgcactagggaccccctttctccacatcctctccaacacttgttgtttgttgctttgtttatgatggccattctccattttctgtatttgaatttttaaattattgtcccattttctgtattgaagctttttttttaattgaacttattggggtgacattggttaataaaaatgatataggtttcaggtatacagttctataatacatcatctgtatatggtactgtgtgttcaccagcccCAGTCaactctccttccatcaccatttattccctcataccctcttctacctccccccaccacccttccactctggtaatcaccatactattgtctgtgtctatgagtttgtatTCAAGctttataaatacacacacacacacacacacacacacacacacacacacaaaaatatatagccctggctggtgcagctcagtggattgagcacctgcctgcgaaccaaagggtcaccagctcgattctcagtcaaggcacaagcctagattatgggccaggtccccagtagggggtgcacaagaggcaaccacacactgatgttttctcttcctctctttctccctgccttccactctgtctaaaaacgagtaaataaaatctgcaaaaaaaaaaaggtagaaaagttATAATTCGATCATGAAAAGACATTGAAAAAATTCTTTTCTAAGGGTTAACAAGGGCTGTCTGCCTCAGGAAgtgtcagttatttctcctcttgGCCCACCAGCCTCTCTCTGACTTTTGTGTCTGGGGTTGTTAGGGAGGAGCTTCATGCAGGGTATGTGATTAGTAAGATTGAATTacccctggctgctgtggctgagtggattgagcgcgagcctgggaaccaaagggttgctggttcaattctcagtcaggacacatgcctgggttgtgggctgggtccccagtgggggacatgcaagaagcaaccacacaatgatgtttctctccctctcatcctccctgtccatctctctaaaaataaatatttttaaaaaatttaaaaaagattgaatTAGACATTGCACACTCTACAGATTTTTAAAGCAAGTATCCAAGAATGTCAGAACTTCTATAAAATCAGGTTTATACGAGCATATGTGTGTCCCTCTCCTCACAATAACTTGCAGTCATGGCAGGCATATCTCAGACAGGAATCTTTGAACCTAGGATAGTGACCTCTTGTTTTGTGGGCTTGGACCAGTTTTCACATCAGATTGAGGCACAAAGTACTGGCAGGACATCTGCTTGTCTGTGTTCTAAACTTGGGAATAATGTTACTTTAATAAGTATGTTTAAGAGAAATGTCTTGTTTGGGAAAAAGTTTGTTCCTGAACTCTGTTGTCAACTCTTGGAACATCTCTGCAAAAGGAACCAAGCAACCATATAGTTGTTTACCACTCTGCACAACGTGATTAGAACAGGTCATCTCTGTAGATGTGGTtgaaatatttatctttctttcctcaAGTTCCATAAACTCCCACTTAATTTTGCATTTGAAAACCAAACCATCATTGCCAGCTCACTTTCATGTGATTTTGGATCTGACAAGATAAACTGGTCAAGTCTCTACCTGAATTAATGAACTTTGCCAGGTTCTTTTCATTCTCTGCAAGTACGTAACTGGACTCTTCTTGGCCACTGTCCTTCTCTTCATCTCCTAATAATGGTatcttgatatttttataaagcaaTGCAAGTTGTTGCCTCTTCTCAGTCTGTACCAGTCGACTAGAGAATAATACAGATGAATTTAGGAGCACAATTTTCATGATATATCATATCTTAATCATGTGATCTTTTGACTGAAAAAGAGTCACTGGTAGGCCTTAGCCAGTTAGTTCAGTTGGCCAGatcatcgtcctgatacaccaaggttgcaggttcgatctctggttaggatacatacaaaaagcaaccaataaatgcataaataagtataacaacaaattgatgtctctctctcaaataatttttttcttttttaaagattttattcgtttatttttagatagagggaaagggagggagaaagaaagggagaaaaacatcagtgtgtggttgtctcttgtgtgccctgcaacagggaacctggcctgcaacccaggcatgtgccctgactgggaaatcaaaccaatgaccctttggtttgcaggctcaatctgctgagccataccagggctcaaatcaatttttaaaaaagagtgggAGGAAgcctaaaaaaatcaataaataaaaatttaaaaatttacttctaaGAAAAATCAACCACTAAAAATCCCATGAAAACATGTACTTTGGGgctcatgttttcattttgcctcAGGCTCTAAAACAGCATGGAGCACTGGCTGTAACTCAAACATATTAGCTCAGTAACTTAATTGGGTATTGAAACTCCAGGAGGATACGTTTTAGTGAGTTCTCTtagaaaactttatattttaatatctttgtctacattaataaaagaaactgaaatttcaGTTATATAAATTGAGTCACAGGAGATCACCACATTAGATAACCCAAAACCAAGCATGATGGTTACACTCTCTCATCAGCAAAATGTCTTCAATTTTACCTTTAATCTCAGCTTGCCTTCATTTGCCATACTTCACAGAGGTCCTAAAATGGCTACCTTAAAAAATATCCCCTCCTGGCAATATACTGAGTTCTAATAGACCAAGTAATGTGGTACATCTTCCCCAAACACTGCTATTACCTCAACCTTTGTTGATAATAACAAGTTTccagtgaaaaaaaatcaaaggtcgGTCACTCTTTTCTGCTTTGCGCTGTTAAGATTCCCTCCAGATATCACATTCTGGGAAAATACTAGCATTTCATacaatggcttttaaaaatttttaaccatGATCCTCAGTAAGAAGTATGTTTTACCCAtttccaccctgactggtgtgtctcagtggattgagtgctggcttgcaaaccaaagggttactggttcaatttccagtcagggcacatgcgtggattgtgggtcaggtccccagtgcagggcatgcaagaggcaaccacacactgatatttctctccctctcttctcttctccttcccttcttctctctctaaaaataaatacatacatacatacatgaatatctttacatttttttcagtgtcATTTCCTTTAATACATGTAATGCTTtctaatatattctatttttctaaatcacattctgttctttctcttctttttaaaaaatttatatcatGTCCCAATATGAGTACAGGCCATATTCTGAAAAACACTGATCTGGAAATTTAAGGTTACAATAATTTAGTGATCATAAGAACTATAATcatgccctggtcagtgtggctcagttgtttggagcatcatcctgtacactaaaaggttggggattcgattcctggtcagggcacatacctaggtttcaggttcaatccctggtcagggagcatatgggaggcaactaatcaatgtttctctcttacattaatgtttctctctctctgtctctttgtcacttcctcactctctaaaatcaataaacattttttaaaagaattatggaatcctggctggcgtagctcagtggattgagcgctagctgcaaaccaaagcatcgcaggttccattcccagtcagggcacatacctgggttgcaggccatggcccctagcaactgcacattgatgtttctctctctttctccctcccttccctctctaaaaataaataaataaaatcttttaaaaataaataaataaataaatgctttaaaaaaagcattatgATCATCATTATCACCCTCATCATTAAATAATAACCTAGttaatttatgttttacttaAGGATGGTAATGTTACTTAGCATAGACTTACTATATTATATAGGAAACAGCAGCCCCACACACCAGGGCAATGCTTAAGGCTAtacatgcaattgtaattacttgaACAAGAGCAGGTCTACGTGGAATCATcactacaaagaaaagaaaaaattctcaccaAATTTTGTTTTAGAGGTGCTTATCAGTTAATATATTAGTTAATCATATTGTTATTCCAAAGGGGAATCagagataaaatcagaaattccattaaaaaaaagcattctaaaacaaacaagcaaaatataagcaaagacattgaaattgagaacaggctaacagtgaccagagggaagaggggagggaatttcaggggaacgggggaagggtttgaaggaactagtataaaggacacatggacaataacaaggcagGGGTGGACacgggagggaggtagggagggctggggggtgggcttgggtgggggtaaagggcagaaaactgtacttgaacaacaattaaaattttttttaaaaaagcattcttgccctggccagatgTCTCCattggtgggagcatcatcccataccaaaaagttgagggtttgattccaggtcagggcaagtacaggaggcaactgattgacgtttctctctcatattgatgtttctctctttctctcaaatcaataaaaacatatcctcaggtgaggattaaaaaaactagcattcctggccctggctggcgtagctcagtggattgagcgcgggctgcgaaccaaagtatcgcaggttcgattcccagtcagggcacatgcctgggttgcaggccacggcccccagcaaccgcacattgatgtctctctctctctctttctccctcccttccctctctaaaaataaaaataaataaataaataaaatcttaaaaaaaaaaaactagcattcctaatttttaaaaacatcagggCAAGCTTGCACAGCCTGTGTGAACAAACATAATCTGAATTCCCAT
This window encodes:
- the C12H19orf18 gene encoding uncharacterized protein C19orf18 homolog — encoded protein: MMEKVQSSFTFLFLFLMEWPLLVCLPYAGEFRPQFNRECQPLCLLVSEVLNKKGCDRKDDTPEPTKNNIRAHSMAPNTNTWDAVMIPRRPALVQVITIACIALSIALVCGAAVSYIIYRLVQTEKRQQLALLYKNIKIPLLGDEEKDSGQEESSYVLAENEKNLAKFINSVIKSKSRQHFERTRLKSEQQ